In the genome of Oceanispirochaeta sp., the window CCTTCCAGAAATGAAAAGATTCCCAGCAGAGAAATAATTCCGACTCCCAACTCTCCTGCCCCCAGGAGAACTGAAATCAGGGATGAAGTGGAAAGGAAAAGACCGATCCCCGCGGCAAAGCGTTTAGGTGCAAAGAATATGGGCTTTTCTTTCATCTTGAACAACCGTGCCAGTAGAATTCCTGTGTACGCCAGGAGGCTGTACCGCGGCAGTCCAAGAGCACGGGTTGCAAAATCGATCAGTAGAAATGCCGGAATAAAGGGCTCCTGTGTAACGATAAAGAGCAGAGAAAGGAGGAAGACCTGGCCTCCCACCAGACGAACTACTTTGGAATTAACTTTTTTAGGGATGCTATATGCTTTCATGACTACTAATATAGTAGGTTTACTAGTGATTAACAATACAATATTACTATTATTATATTAAATAATATTTCCCTGTCCTCTTATTCCTTCTGAAGGGCTTTAAAAAGCGCCTCAGGGCTGTCTCCGGTCTTTATTCCTTCATCCAGAATCTTGGATACCCCCTTACCCAAACCTTCCATGAGGGCGGCGATACTCCTTCCCCGGCGGGAAAAAATCCTTAAATACCCGGATGGGTCATCCATAAAAAGTTTTGAATCGTCGGAACTACCCACTTCCTGATAGGACATGGAATAAAGAAACTGTCCAAAGGGTTCACATTTGAGACGGGTGGGAGCATTTTCAAGAGCTTCTTTCTGACCAGCCATATTCAGAGCCGCCAGGTTCCCCTGATATTCAGCCCAGTGCCAGAGACCGGTAGGCCAGCCGGAGGGGGTCTGTACCGCATCACCGGCGGCATAAATCCCCGGCTGGGAGGTCCTGCAGTAGGCATCGACTAGAATACCCGTCTCACCATAAATACCTAACTCCCTGGCCAGGCTCGGATTGCCCCGAATTCCTGTGGACGCAAGGATCATATCCCCGTGAAATTGCTTGGTTTGACATGAAAGAGTATAACCATCGGCTTCTTTAACCACAGCGACAGGAGACTGATCAAAGTGGCAGCGTATCCCCCGGTCCTCTAAAAGAGCCTGAAGTCTTGCGGATAGAGCCTCATCCAGCCAGTGCTGCATCAACCGGGAATCCCGGCCGGTCAGAGTCACATCCAGGCCTATCCTGCGGCACTGTTCTGCCAGCTCGACCCCCTCGACTCCCTGACCCAGAATCACAACTCTCCGGCTTTTCACCAGTTGTTCCCGGATGGCTTCCGTGTCCGAGGCGGTTCTGAGATACCGGAGCCACTGGCTACCGGGTATCGGGATTTGAAAAGGAAGAGCTCCGGTTGCCAGCAGCAGGGATCCCCAGGAAAAGCTCTGTCCATCCGAACAGACGAGGGTTCTGGCCAGGGGATTGATGTTTAGAACCACGGTGGAGACAAGCATGATCCTCTGTTCTTCAAACCAGGATTCCGGATACAGGGTAAAATCATCCCGGGCAAAACCGGTGGCCAGGTGTTTAGTCAGTGCCGTTCTCTTATAGGGAAGCCGGTCTTCTCCATTGATAAGCAGAATGGAGGAGTCACCCAGCCTTTCACGCAGGACCGTAGCGGCGGTCAGGCCAGCTTTGGATGCCCCGATGATAATATAATCGTATGATTTTATGTTCTTATTCATACTCATTGAGTTTAAGAAAAAATGCAAAGGAAAACCAATCCATCCTTCCTAGTATATTGACAAATCTGAATAAAATGTCAAAATAAAGGCAGTATCCTGGAGCCCTGGCTTCAGACACGGACTCTGACAGTCCGGCTTAACCCATACTAAGGATGGAATATGCAGAAGGTTATCCTACAAAAAAATGCCCGGATCGGAATCATCAACAGAGGTGAGGCAGCCCTGCGTTTTATTAGGGCTGTAAAAGAGTACAACAGCCTCCACGGGACAGAGCTGAAGACGGTCTCTTTTTATATAGAGGCTGAAGAAGAGGCTCCCTTTGTTAAATTGGCAGATGATGTTCTTCTCCTGTCAGATTTACCCGATTATCCGGGAAAACAAAAATCCCCCTATCTGGATCATGAACTTATGATTCAGGGATTGAAAGAAAAAAATTGTGCCGCCCTCTGGGTAGGTTGGGGATTTGTGTCGGAAGACGCCCCCTTTATAGAGAAAATAGAAGCCCTGGGATTATCTTTCCTGGGCCCCAGCAGCGAGGCGATGGCCCTTCTGGGAGACAAGATCCAGGCTAAAGATCTGGCAGAGAAGGCAGATGTTCCTATCCTGCCCTGGAGCCGGAGAGCGGTCAAAGACCTGGCGGATGCCGAAGAAATTTCTCTGAAAATCGGATATCCCGTCATAGTCAAGGCTTCCAACGCTGGAGGCGGCCGGGGCATCCGCTTTGTAAGAACACCGGGAGAACTGGCATCCCAGTTCAAATCGGCACGGGAAGAGACTGTCCGGATAACAGGAAATGACATAGTCTTTATCGAAGCCCTGGTTGAAAGGGGCCGCCACCTGGAGGTTCAATGCCTGGCCGACGGCCATGGAATCGTCAACACCTTTGGTGTGAGAGACTGTTCCGTTCAGCGGAAGAATCAGAAGATCATCGAAGAAACACCACCGGTAGGCCTCCCTCAGGAGATGCTCCAGGAGATGGAGAAAGCCGCTCAAAGGCTGATCAAGGCCGCAGACTATGTGGGAGCCGGTACGGTGGAGTACCTCTTCGACCTGAACCGCAATGAGTATTACTTTATGGAAGTCAATACAAGGCTCCAGGTTGAGCACCCCATCACAGAGACCCTCTACAGCGTGGACCTTGTGAAGGGACAGATAGATGTGGCTCGTGGTCTGAAGGTAGATCTTCGGGACCGACAACCCAACGGCGCCGTCGTGGAAGTCAGGCTCAATGCGGAAGATCCCGACAGAGACTTCAGTCCCGCACCGGGGCATGTGAAACTCTTCAGAGCTCCTGCGGGTCCCGGAATCCGGGTGGATTCGGGAATCGAAGAAGGGAGTGAAATACCCTCCGACTTTGACTCCATGGTAGCCAAGATTATTGCTCATGGGCCGACCCGGCCCGAAGCCCTGGCCCGTCTGGAACAAGCCTTGAACTCTCTGAAAATCAATATTCATAACGGAACAACCAACCGGGCCTTTTTGCTGGAACTCCTGAATCATCCCGCAATCAAAAAGGGGGGTGTTCATACCGGTTTTGTAGAAGAACTCCTGGAACAGAGAGTCGCCGGTCACCACGATGAGAAAATCAGAGCAGCCCTTCTGGCTGGAGCTGTAGAACTCTATCTCAAACAGTTCCGTACGGATTACATGAACTTTGAGGAAGAAATTAACCGCATTGGACGGCCCAGAACCCTCTCTGATGCCAAGGGCTATGAAATCAGCCTCTCCAACGGAGGAAACAGCTATAAATTCCAGGTCCGCTGTGTTGCCAACGGTAAATACCACATAGGCTTTGAGGGTGAAGACCTGATCTGTTCCTATAAAAAGGGAAAACAGGAATCCCTCCTGATTTTTCAAAAAAATCGATACAACATCCTGATGGTGAACCGGGCGGATACGCTTCAATGCGAGGTTGACGGCTTTCCCGTCATGCTGGAAAGCGAATCCGGAGGATATGTCAAATCCCCCTCCCCGGCCATTGTTTTGTCCATCCAGGCTAAAATGGGTGACAAGGTTAGAAAAGGGGATGTCCTGGTCGTACTGGAAGCCATGAAGATGGAAATGCTGGTAGAATCCCCGGGAGACGGGATTATCAGTGACATCTGCATTACAGATGGTGCCCAGGTAACCGCCGGTCAGCCTCTTGTACTCCTGGACCTGAAGGATCAGGACGAGGAGATCCCGGTATCAGAATCAGAGCCTGTCACTTTTCTGTCTGTATCCGAATCGGTGGAAAACAAAACGAGCAGAGTTCTGGTAGAACTG includes:
- a CDS encoding DUF4395 domain-containing protein produces the protein MKAYSIPKKVNSKVVRLVGGQVFLLSLLFIVTQEPFIPAFLLIDFATRALGLPRYSLLAYTGILLARLFKMKEKPIFFAPKRFAAGIGLFLSTSSLISVLLGAGELGVGIISLLGIFSFLEG
- a CDS encoding NAD(P)/FAD-dependent oxidoreductase, with the protein product MNKNIKSYDYIIIGASKAGLTAATVLRERLGDSSILLINGEDRLPYKRTALTKHLATGFARDDFTLYPESWFEEQRIMLVSTVVLNINPLARTLVCSDGQSFSWGSLLLATGALPFQIPIPGSQWLRYLRTASDTEAIREQLVKSRRVVILGQGVEGVELAEQCRRIGLDVTLTGRDSRLMQHWLDEALSARLQALLEDRGIRCHFDQSPVAVVKEADGYTLSCQTKQFHGDMILASTGIRGNPSLARELGIYGETGILVDAYCRTSQPGIYAAGDAVQTPSGWPTGLWHWAEYQGNLAALNMAGQKEALENAPTRLKCEPFGQFLYSMSYQEVGSSDDSKLFMDDPSGYLRIFSRRGRSIAALMEGLGKGVSKILDEGIKTGDSPEALFKALQKE